A part of Astyanax mexicanus isolate ESR-SI-001 chromosome 2, AstMex3_surface, whole genome shotgun sequence genomic DNA contains:
- the tmem276a gene encoding transmembrane protein 178B, with translation MATMRLLTASGLFLAFCSLALLAVAIGTDYWYETDARRHRERCKKYASKRTDPGYIYISNQNLPLRMLPREGGGGSGGVSGLQPALLRAKRDFLPPASAVESRCSRRYNSTATGLWRKCHREGFDQENEDLIFKGLLQRCTPVKYYYSSSNIPRNLPTNITKTIRQDEWHALHLQRMTAGFIGMAVSIILFGWVIGVLGCCKHNELMQYVAGLLFLMGGTCCIISLCTCVAGINFELSRYPRYLYGLPEDISHGYGWSMFSAWGGLGLTLLAGFLCTLAPSLHSPQTTTVHKPRQENGMV, from the exons ATGGCCACCATGAGGCTGCTGACGGCGTCAGGTCTGTTTCTGGCCTTCTGCTCGCTCGCGCTGCTCGCCGTGGCCATCGGCACGGACTACTGGTACGAGACGGACGCGCGCAGACACCGCGAGCGCTGCAAGAAGTACGCCAGCAAGAGGACGGACCCCGGCTACATCTACATCTCCAACCAGAACCTGCCCCTGCGCATGCTGCCCCGGGAGGGCGGAGGGGGCAGCGGCGGGGTGTCCGGACTCCAGCCCGCTCTACTCCGGGCCAAGCGAGACTTCCTGCCCCCCGCCTCGGCCGTGGAGTCCCGCTGCAGCCGGAGGTACAACTCCACAGCCACCGGGCTCTGGAGGAAGTGCCACAGGGAGGGCTTCGACCAGGAGAACGAGGACCTCATATTTAAAG GTCTGCTTCAGCGCTGCACACCGGTGAAGTATTACTACTCCTCGTCAAATATTCCACGCAATCTCCCAACGAACATCACAAAAACAATACGACAAGACGAGTGGCACGCTCTGC ATTTGCAGAGGATGACTGCAGGCTTCATAGGAATGGCAGTATCCATCATCCTGTTCGGCTGGGTCATTGGAGTGCTGGGCTGCTGTAAGCACAATGAGCTGATGCAGTATGTAGCTGGGCTGCTCTTTCTAATGGGAG GGACCTGCTGTATCATCTCTCTTTGCACATGCGTGGCTGGTATAAACTTCGAGTTGTCGCGCTACCCTCGCTACCTGTACGGCCTGCCCGAGGACATCAGTCATGGATACGGCTGGTCCATGTTCAGCGCCTGGGGGGGCCTGGGCCTCACACTGCTGGCCGGCTTCCTCTGCACGCTGGCCCCCTCTCTCCACAGCCCACAGACCACCACTGTACACAAACCTCGGCAGGAGAACGGCATGGTGTGA